GAGGAGCGCTATTCCGAAATTGCTTCTTGTCAATTTTATCCAGAGCTCTATGAAGTTGCCTGTTTTGGTAAAGTCTTGAAATTTTCAGAGCGAGAGTTTAAGTTGCTACATTTACTAGCTAGCAATCCCAAGCAGACCTTTTCAGCTGAACGCCTGCATACCTTGCTTTACCCAGAAAGCTCAGAAACACAGCTTCGCTCTATCTCAGAATACGTATATCAGATTCGCCAAAAATGCAAACAAGAAGGTCTGCAAGCAATCGCAACAGTGAGAGGAGTAGGCTATAGATGGCAATTAGAACCCGAAATTTCAAAAGCCTAGTCTGGACAACTAGCTTGAAAATCGTCTTTTTTCATGTTTTGATTTTTGTGCTTATAGGCTATGAATTTACGCAAGGAAGTGATTACGTTCTTTTCACCTTGTTCTTCTGGGCAGGGAGCTTGCTGCTGATTACTTTTTATCATATTTTGAAATTGCTCCGAAAAATCGACAGGGAAATAAAAATGCTAAAGAGCGAGAAGCTTTTAGAAGAAAATCAAAGTCAGCTTTTTCGGATTGAGGAAATGCTAGAAGTTTATAGCGATTTACGGAGCAGCCACCAAGAAAATGCTCATCTTCTAGAAAGAGAGCAGCAGCATAATCAGGAGTTGATTTTACAGCTATCAGCGACATCGCACGATTTGAAGACGCCCCTAACTGTAATTAAGGGGAATGCTGAACTCTTGGAATTGGCGCAGTTAGGCCAGCCACAGGCAGACTATGCTTCTGAGATTTTGCAGGCCAGTCACAAGATGGAAGAGTATTGTGGCTCTTTGATTGATTACGCTAAGACTTTTCAGATTGATTCTAATCAGTTCATTCAGCTTTCCTTAGGGGATTTTTTGGCTTATCTACAGGATGATTGGGCACTGTTCAGCAAACAGGAAAGCTATCATTTTTATCTCCAAGAAGATTGTGATCTTAGCTTGAGATTGTCCATTCATTTGGACTATCTCAAGCGGGCTTTGCTCAATATCTTACTGAATGCGCTTGAACATGCTAATCAGGACCAAAAGGAAGTCAAGCTAACGGTATCAGTGCAGCAGGACCAGTTGGTTTTTGCTATCTGGAACAATGGCCCTGCATTTTCTGAGGAGATGCTGCTGGGAGCAGAACTGCTCTTTTACCAGAGTGACCAAAGCCGCAATTCAACTAATCCCCATCATGGTATCGGCTTAGCCTTTTCTAAGCAGGTAGCTCTCTTGCATGGTGGTCGTCTGACCCTGATCAATCTAGACCAAGGAGGAGCCTCTGTCGAGTTGACAATTTCATTGAAATAAATGAGAATGGAAAATCATAAAAACGCATAATACCAAGTGTCCAAAAGACTTGATATTATGCGTTTGATTTTTTTTATTATGTAAAGATTTACTGGATTTTTCTCTCAAATGGAGTTTTTGTCCAGCCTTGTTTATTTATTTGCGATACAAGCGATCGTATTGGTAGTAAGGGTCAAAGGTTACGTTGATACCTAGTTTGCGAAGGACATTCTTGTCTTCATCGGTCAAAATGATGGTTGAGTGGGCTTCGCTTCCTTTGAGATTCCCAAGTTCCTCCATGGCACGCGCAGCGTCAGGATTTTCCATAGCTGTGATTGCAAGTGCAATCAGGATTTCATTTGAGTGGAGGCGAGGATTGCGACTACCGAGATGATTGATTTTAAGACCTTGAATTGGTTTGACGACTTCAGGTTCGATTAATTTTACTTCCTTAGCGATGTTAGCTGATTTTTTGATGGCATTGATCAAGGCTGCAGCTGTAGGACCAAAGAGTTCAGAGTTCTTGCCAGTGACGATTTCCCCATTTGGCAATTCGAGAGCAAGGGCAGGCCCACCAGTTTCTTCTGCTTTTTGGCGTGCAGCGACAGCAACCTTACGGTCTGCAGGTGTGATACCGAGGTCGTTCATGAGAAGTTCAATTTTCTTGACAGCAGTTTCTCCGACTTTTTCAGCTTTAAAATCAAGAACAGTCTGGTAGTAGCGACGGATGATTTCTTGTTTAGAAGCTTCGATAGCAGATTCATTATCAGTAATAGCGAAGCCAACCATGTTGACACCCATGTCTGTTGGTGAAGCGTATGGAGATTCACCTAGGATACGTTCCAACATACGCTTGAGCACTGGGAAAATTTCGATATCACGGTTGTAATTGACAGTGGTTTCTCCGTAGGTTTGGAGATGGAAAGGGTCAATCATATTAACATCATCAAGGTCTGCGGTTGCAGCCTCGTAGGCCAAGTTGACTGGATGATGAAGGGGTAGGTTCCAAACTGGGAAGGTTTCAAACTTAGCGTAACCAGACTTGATGCCATTGAGTTGGTCATGGTACATATTGGACATACAAGTTGCCAATTTTCCAGAACCAGGTCCAGGAGCTGTCACGACGATCAAGTTACGACTGGTTTTGATGTAGTCGTTTTTCCCCATACCTTCAGGAGAAATGATGTGGTCCATATCGGTCGGATATCCTTTGATCGGATAATGAAGATAAGAATCAATCCCGTTTTTATCTAACTGGTTGCGGAAGGCATCTGCAGCGGGTTGTCCAGCGTATTGTGTGATGACAACCGAACCAACAAAAATTCCCAGCTCATTGAATTTGTCAATCAAACGAAGAACTTCTTGGTCATAAGAAATGCCTAGGTCACCACGCGCTTTAGAATGTTCGATATTGCTTGCGTTAATGGCGATCACAACTTCAACCTTCTCTTTCAATTCTTGCAAGAGCTTGATTTTATTGTCAGGCTCATAACCAGGAAGAACGCGAGCAGCGTGGAAATCTTCTAACATTTTGCCACCAAACTCCAAGTAGAGCTTGCCGTCAAATTGGTTAATGCGCTCCAAAATGTGGTCGCGCTGTAGATTCAAATATTGTTCAGAACTAAAAGCTTGTTTTTTCATTTTTTTACCTCTGACCTCTATTATAATAAAAAATTGGAAGATAGGAAACTACGGAGTCAAAAAAGAAATCAAAAAGATTAGGCAAACGCTTGCACTAAGTTTGAAAAAGCGCTATCATAGACTATAGATTATTAAAATAATGAGGTAAGAAGATGCAAGAAAAATGGTGGCACAATGCCGTAGTCTATCAAGTCTATCCCAAGAGTTTTATGGACAGCAACGGAGATGGAATTGGCGATTTGCCAGGAATTACTAGTAAGTTAGACTATCTAGCTAAGTTAGGAATCACAGCGATTTGGCTTTCTCCTGTTTATGATAGTCCTATGGATGATAATGGTTATGATATTGCTGATTATCAAGCGATTGCAGCTATTTTCGGAACCATGG
This window of the Streptococcus sp. D7B5 genome carries:
- a CDS encoding HAMP domain-containing sensor histidine kinase — encoded protein: MAIRTRNFKSLVWTTSLKIVFFHVLIFVLIGYEFTQGSDYVLFTLFFWAGSLLLITFYHILKLLRKIDREIKMLKSEKLLEENQSQLFRIEEMLEVYSDLRSSHQENAHLLEREQQHNQELILQLSATSHDLKTPLTVIKGNAELLELAQLGQPQADYASEILQASHKMEEYCGSLIDYAKTFQIDSNQFIQLSLGDFLAYLQDDWALFSKQESYHFYLQEDCDLSLRLSIHLDYLKRALLNILLNALEHANQDQKEVKLTVSVQQDQLVFAIWNNGPAFSEEMLLGAELLFYQSDQSRNSTNPHHGIGLAFSKQVALLHGGRLTLINLDQGGASVELTISLK
- a CDS encoding DUF1846 domain-containing protein; the encoded protein is MKKQAFSSEQYLNLQRDHILERINQFDGKLYLEFGGKMLEDFHAARVLPGYEPDNKIKLLQELKEKVEVVIAINASNIEHSKARGDLGISYDQEVLRLIDKFNELGIFVGSVVITQYAGQPAADAFRNQLDKNGIDSYLHYPIKGYPTDMDHIISPEGMGKNDYIKTSRNLIVVTAPGPGSGKLATCMSNMYHDQLNGIKSGYAKFETFPVWNLPLHHPVNLAYEAATADLDDVNMIDPFHLQTYGETTVNYNRDIEIFPVLKRMLERILGESPYASPTDMGVNMVGFAITDNESAIEASKQEIIRRYYQTVLDFKAEKVGETAVKKIELLMNDLGITPADRKVAVAARQKAEETGGPALALELPNGEIVTGKNSELFGPTAAALINAIKKSANIAKEVKLIEPEVVKPIQGLKINHLGSRNPRLHSNEILIALAITAMENPDAARAMEELGNLKGSEAHSTIILTDEDKNVLRKLGINVTFDPYYQYDRLYRK